The Corynebacterium minutissimum genome includes the window GCCGTAGTCGCTCGTGAGCTGGTTATACAGCTTGGCTTCGGAGAAAGCTGAAAAATCCAGATAGCGCTTCGCTGCGCGTAGCGCATTCGTGCAATCCTGAGGCACTGCTTCATCATTGCTGTCATCGCCGGCATCATTGCCCGAAGTTGAGTCTAGTTCAGCTGCGGCGTTAGTGATATCAACCGTCGGGGTGCTCAGTTCGGCGTCCAGCGATTCGGTAGCCGTGATGCTGGTGCGTAGTTCCGGTGCGGCGGTGTTTGAGGAATCGCCATCAGAGCCTGCGTTGAGAGTGGCGCTGCCAAGTACGAATACTGCGAGTGCGCCCGCACCCCATTTGAGGCAGCCACCCTTCTTCTTTTTCTTCGGTACTGGCTGCTTCGGTGTTGGCTGCTCTGGGGTTGGTTCCGAGGGGAACTGCGGAGCTGCATATGGGTTGGACATGAGAGTAAACCTCCTGCGTTAGAGAGAGACAGAGGCTCGGCGCGGTGCCGAACGAGTTCTATCTTGGCAAGCCCTCTGGACATGGCCGCAGGAAATTCGAAAGCCTAGGCGAAAAGGCGTACTAGGAGGTGGCGTAGGCAGAATCGGGAGAGACGTTGAGGTCGAGGCTGACAGGTCTGCCTGCCTGCGGGAAAGCGCGCTGCGGGCAGGCAGGGCGTGGGCACGCGGCGCAGCCGGGGCCGATGGGGGTGGCTTCGGACGGGGAGTGGTTCAGGGCGTCGGCGTAGACGACGCGGTCGGCCTGAGAGATGTCGCAGCCAAGGCCCACGACGAATTCTTTACGTGGTGTGCCCCACGCTTGTGCTTGGCCTTGAACGAAGCGCGCGATCCAGAGGTAGGTGTGTTCGTCTGGCATGGAGGCCACTTGGCGCGTGATGCGGTTGGGGGTTTCGAAGGCGCGGTGGACGACCCACAGGGGACAGGAGCCACCG containing:
- a CDS encoding Ltp family lipoprotein, which gives rise to MSNPYAAPQFPSEPTPEQPTPKQPVPKKKKKGGCLKWGAGALAVFVLGSATLNAGSDGDSSNTAAPELRTSITATESLDAELSTPTVDITNAAAELDSTSGNDAGDDSNDEAVPQDCTNALRAAKRYLDFSAFSEAKLYNQLTSDYGSQFSPEAAQYAMDQLDVDWNAEALESAENYLDFSAFSKAKLYDQLTSEYGDSFTPEQAQYAVDSVNGDWMAEAVEAANNYQEMMPMSGPALLEQLTSEYGEKFTMEEAQHAVSTLGL